The proteins below come from a single Labilithrix sp. genomic window:
- a CDS encoding phytanoyl-CoA dioxygenase family protein, translating into MHAKLCAAFERDGFLVVPGFVDAATCAALRGRAGELVAGFEPRTVSVFSTNEQTRTSDDYFLESGGEVRFFFEEEAFAADGSLRRAKEESINKIGHALHAREPAFAAFSQGERLVAIARALGLARPALVQSMYIFKNAFIGGDVSCHQDASFLQTDPPSVVGLWFALEDATIENGCMWALPGGHRGPLRKRFARARAGGTVMHTLDATPLPAVATAAPWVPLEAKAGTMILLHGLLPHFSCANRSARSRHAYALHFVDDTCAWVADNWLRRA; encoded by the coding sequence ATGCACGCGAAGCTGTGTGCTGCGTTCGAGCGGGATGGGTTCCTCGTCGTGCCGGGGTTCGTCGATGCAGCGACGTGCGCGGCGCTCCGCGGGCGGGCGGGGGAGTTGGTCGCGGGCTTCGAGCCGAGGACGGTCTCGGTCTTCAGCACGAACGAGCAGACGCGTACGAGCGACGACTACTTCCTCGAGTCCGGGGGTGAGGTCCGCTTCTTCTTCGAGGAGGAGGCGTTCGCGGCGGACGGGTCGCTGCGGCGAGCGAAGGAAGAGAGCATCAACAAGATCGGGCACGCGCTCCACGCCCGCGAGCCGGCGTTCGCGGCGTTCTCGCAGGGTGAGCGCCTCGTCGCGATCGCGCGCGCGCTCGGGCTCGCCCGGCCGGCGCTCGTGCAGTCGATGTACATCTTCAAGAACGCGTTCATCGGCGGCGACGTGAGCTGCCATCAGGACGCCTCCTTCCTCCAGACCGATCCGCCGAGCGTGGTCGGCCTCTGGTTCGCGCTCGAGGACGCGACGATCGAGAACGGCTGCATGTGGGCGCTGCCCGGCGGACACCGCGGTCCCCTCCGCAAGCGGTTCGCGCGCGCGCGGGCCGGCGGCACGGTGATGCACACGCTCGACGCGACGCCGCTCCCCGCGGTCGCGACCGCCGCGCCGTGGGTGCCGCTCGAAGCGAAGGCCGGCACGATGATCCTGCTCCACGGCCTCCTCCCCCACTTCAGCTGCGCGAACCGCTCCGCGCGCTCCCGCCACGCGTACGCGCTGCACTTCGTCGACGACACCTGCGCGTGGGTCGCGGACAACTGGCTCCGCCGCGCCTAG
- a CDS encoding EAL domain-containing response regulator yields MPTETTSRILVVDDDAEMLRAHQRILTRAGLTVDTAENGRAALEMLSRASYGAVVSDIAMPEMDGVSFLRAVRDVDLDLPVLLVTGSPDVTTAAAAVQYGAFRYLTKPVPAEILVGAVRRAARLHEWAVLRRTAHLGDRGADVGDRAAIDASLTRALKSMWMAFQPIVSYRAREVFAYEALMRTSEPALPHPGAVLEAALRVGRHAQVGQRVRQLVAATLDTAPSVTCFVNLHVRDLADDALYEDGEPLSRHAERVVLELTERSPLDEVGGLRARLERLRKLGFRLAVDDLGAGYSGLTSLAQLDPEVVKVDMSLVRDVDSQPIKQKLIASLQALARDLDKKLVLEGVETPAERDFLVETGCDLFQGYLFARPAKPFTDVAW; encoded by the coding sequence ATGCCGACTGAAACGACGAGCCGAATCCTCGTGGTCGACGACGACGCCGAGATGCTCCGCGCGCACCAACGCATCCTCACGCGCGCCGGCTTGACCGTCGACACGGCGGAGAACGGGCGCGCCGCGCTCGAGATGCTCTCCCGCGCTTCGTACGGCGCGGTGGTGAGCGACATCGCGATGCCGGAGATGGACGGCGTCTCGTTCCTGCGCGCGGTCCGCGACGTGGACCTCGATCTGCCGGTCCTCCTCGTCACCGGCTCGCCGGACGTGACGACCGCCGCGGCGGCGGTGCAGTACGGCGCGTTCCGCTACCTCACGAAGCCGGTGCCGGCGGAGATCCTGGTCGGCGCCGTGCGCCGCGCGGCGCGCCTCCACGAGTGGGCGGTCTTGCGGCGCACCGCGCACCTCGGCGATCGCGGCGCCGACGTCGGCGATCGCGCCGCGATCGACGCGAGCCTCACCCGCGCGCTGAAGAGCATGTGGATGGCGTTCCAGCCGATCGTGTCTTATCGCGCGCGCGAGGTCTTCGCGTACGAGGCGCTGATGCGGACGAGCGAGCCGGCGCTGCCCCATCCCGGCGCGGTGCTCGAGGCGGCGCTGCGCGTGGGCCGTCACGCGCAGGTGGGCCAGCGCGTGCGGCAGCTCGTGGCCGCGACGCTCGACACCGCGCCGAGCGTCACCTGCTTCGTGAACCTCCACGTCCGCGACCTCGCCGACGACGCGCTCTACGAGGACGGCGAGCCGCTCTCGCGTCACGCGGAGCGGGTCGTCCTCGAGCTGACGGAGCGCTCGCCGCTCGACGAGGTCGGCGGCCTGCGCGCGCGGCTCGAACGTCTTCGCAAGCTGGGCTTCCGCCTCGCGGTCGACGATCTGGGCGCGGGCTACTCGGGGCTGACGAGCCTCGCGCAGCTCGATCCCGAGGTCGTGAAGGTCGACATGTCGCTCGTGCGCGACGTCGACAGCCAGCCGATCAAGCAGAAGCTCATCGCCTCGCTCCAGGCGCTCGCGCGCGACCTCGACAAGAAGCTGGTCCTCGAGGGCGTCGAGACGCCGGCCGAGCGCGACTTCCTCGTCGAGACCGGCTGCGACCTCTTCCAGGGCTACCTCTTCGCCCGCCCCGCCAAGCCCTTCACCGACGTCGCGTGGTGA
- a CDS encoding response regulator: MSARILVVDDTLQNRVLAEAQLEAAGYEVALAESGEEALAQFGRGGVALVLLDIMMPGIDGFETCKRLRRLEGGADVPILFLTASHDASMHDRAIDAGGDDFLRKPIDRTELLLRVRSLIRITRLQAELRKERDQLVRVQRHKDLLSALLVHDLKNPLSSVLANSQFVLENPTDEEATGALEDVISAAEAIHQMVLNLLDVGRAEDGALAPAIEEVDLHRLFEELDRYSRRRLATRQQRLELGREAAPRAIRADAALLSRTLQNLLDNSMKYSPPGSAIGLDVEVTPAALRFRVRDDGPGIPADQRARIFEKYAQVDGRAPDRASRGLGLVFCRLATEAHGGRIWVEENPPRGSAFVVELPSSPSLGGGNDAD; this comes from the coding sequence GTGAGCGCCCGCATCCTCGTCGTCGACGACACGCTGCAGAACCGCGTCCTCGCCGAAGCGCAGCTCGAGGCGGCGGGCTACGAGGTCGCGCTCGCCGAGAGCGGCGAGGAGGCGCTCGCGCAGTTCGGGCGCGGCGGCGTCGCTCTCGTCCTCCTCGACATCATGATGCCGGGGATCGACGGCTTCGAGACGTGCAAGCGGCTGCGCCGGCTCGAGGGCGGGGCGGACGTGCCGATCCTCTTCCTCACCGCGTCGCACGACGCGTCGATGCACGACCGCGCGATCGACGCGGGCGGCGACGACTTCCTGCGCAAGCCGATCGATCGGACGGAGCTCCTCCTCCGCGTCCGTTCGCTCATCCGCATCACGCGCTTGCAGGCAGAGCTGCGGAAGGAGCGCGACCAGCTCGTGCGCGTGCAGCGGCACAAGGACCTGCTCTCCGCGCTCCTCGTCCACGACCTGAAGAACCCGCTCTCGAGCGTCCTCGCGAACAGCCAGTTCGTGCTCGAGAACCCGACCGACGAAGAGGCGACGGGCGCGCTCGAGGACGTGATCTCGGCGGCGGAGGCGATCCATCAGATGGTGCTCAACCTGCTCGACGTCGGGCGCGCGGAGGACGGCGCGCTCGCGCCGGCGATCGAGGAGGTCGACCTGCATCGGCTCTTTGAGGAGCTCGATCGCTACAGCCGGCGCCGCCTCGCGACGAGGCAGCAGCGGCTCGAGCTCGGGCGCGAGGCGGCGCCGCGCGCGATCCGCGCCGACGCCGCGCTGCTCTCGCGGACGCTGCAGAACCTCCTCGACAACTCGATGAAGTACTCGCCGCCGGGCAGCGCGATCGGGCTCGACGTCGAGGTGACCCCCGCCGCGCTCCGCTTCCGCGTCCGCGACGACGGTCCCGGCATCCCGGCCGATCAGCGCGCGCGCATCTTCGAGAAGTACGCCCAGGTGGACGGGCGGGCCCCTGATCGCGCGAGCCGCGGCCTCGGCCTCGTCTTCTGCCGCCTCGCGACGGAGGCGCACGGCGGACGGATCTGGGTCGAGGAGAACCCGCCGCGAGGGAGCGCCTTCGTCGTGGAGCTCCCGTCTTCACCTTCGCTCGGAGGAGGGAACGATGCCGACTGA
- a CDS encoding response regulator codes for MSRVLVVEDHPMNRMLVRELLEHRGHEVAEACDVEEARGALTRGAPDIVLLDIQIPGGGGPAVLDFIRASPALRALPVVAVTAQAMTGDRERFLAAGFDGYVSKPIDTRSFCATIEGFLRIERSEV; via the coding sequence ATGAGCCGCGTGCTCGTCGTCGAGGACCACCCGATGAACCGGATGCTCGTCCGCGAGCTCCTCGAGCATCGCGGTCACGAGGTCGCGGAGGCGTGCGACGTCGAGGAGGCGCGCGGCGCGCTCACGCGCGGGGCGCCCGACATCGTCCTCCTCGACATCCAGATCCCCGGCGGCGGCGGCCCCGCGGTGCTCGACTTCATCCGCGCGAGCCCGGCCCTCCGCGCGCTCCCCGTCGTCGCGGTCACGGCGCAGGCGATGACGGGCGACCGCGAGCGGTTCCTCGCGGCGGGGTTCGACGGCTACGTCAGCAAGCCGATCGACACGCGCTCGTTCTGCGCCACGATCGAGGGCTTCTTGCGCATCGAAAGGAGCGAAGTGTGA
- a CDS encoding response regulator — protein MSESSNPVAAKELRVLFVEDSEDDEYFNRRALEQAGFRIAHSARVETEADLDAALTNEEWDVVLSDYAMPEFSAPRAYEVLRRHALDVPFIVVSGTVGEDTAVEMMKRGAHDYIVKGRLTRLGPAVERELRSTEARRVQKRAQAELQRIEERNRVLLAHSSDAISIVDAAGVIRYVSAPIAAIVGYAPHELVGRPLTETVCDEDRPDVVATLARARAEVAQVTFEARLQHKDGSLRYVEVTVRDFLHDPTIGGLVATTRDISQRRAMDEERRARLHAELANKTKSSFLANMSHELRTPLNAIIGFSELMETGLAGPLSPKQTSYVDNVLQAGRHLLRLVNDILDLSKVEAGKLTLTREWTSLADVVAGVGEMVAPLLRQADLRFEVEVPPALSALYVDPLRLKQILFNLVSNGIKFTKPGGVVRVAARTVGRRIEIDVADTGIGVAAKDLHRLFQEFERVESSGAAGKKAEGTGLGLALTKRLVELHGGTIAVRSEAGVGTTFTITLPDVRRPAHTNERPSLAPKTVPNVLIVDDDPQASALIAQHVRGAGFQPLFAQTAEEALRIAAVERPAVVTLDIMMPNIDGWAILECLRHDPSTADIPAIVISVIDDRPRSLALGAIAHLTKPVSRDELHDVLKTAGKRE, from the coding sequence GTGAGCGAGTCGTCGAACCCGGTCGCCGCGAAGGAGCTCCGCGTCCTCTTCGTCGAGGACAGCGAGGACGACGAGTACTTCAATCGACGCGCGCTCGAGCAGGCCGGCTTCCGGATCGCCCACTCCGCGCGGGTCGAGACCGAGGCCGACCTCGACGCGGCGCTCACGAACGAGGAGTGGGACGTCGTATTGAGCGACTACGCGATGCCGGAGTTCAGCGCGCCGCGCGCGTACGAGGTCCTCCGCCGCCACGCGCTCGACGTGCCGTTCATCGTCGTCTCGGGCACGGTGGGGGAGGACACCGCGGTCGAGATGATGAAGCGAGGCGCGCACGACTACATCGTGAAGGGGCGCCTCACCCGGCTCGGACCCGCGGTCGAGCGCGAGCTCCGGAGCACGGAGGCGCGCCGCGTCCAGAAGCGCGCGCAGGCGGAGCTCCAGCGGATCGAGGAGCGGAACCGCGTCCTCCTCGCGCACTCGTCGGACGCGATCTCGATCGTCGACGCGGCGGGGGTCATCCGCTACGTGTCGGCGCCGATCGCGGCGATCGTCGGGTACGCGCCGCACGAGCTCGTCGGCCGTCCGCTCACGGAGACGGTCTGCGACGAGGACCGCCCCGACGTCGTCGCGACGCTCGCGCGCGCACGCGCCGAGGTCGCGCAGGTCACCTTCGAGGCCCGCCTCCAGCACAAGGACGGATCGCTCCGCTACGTCGAGGTCACGGTGCGTGACTTCCTCCACGATCCCACCATCGGCGGGCTCGTCGCGACGACGCGCGACATCAGCCAGCGACGCGCGATGGACGAGGAGCGGCGCGCGCGCCTCCACGCCGAGCTCGCGAACAAAACGAAGAGCAGCTTCCTCGCCAACATGAGCCACGAGCTCCGGACCCCGCTCAACGCGATCATCGGCTTCTCCGAGCTGATGGAGACCGGGCTCGCGGGCCCGCTTTCGCCGAAGCAGACGTCGTACGTCGACAACGTGCTCCAGGCCGGGCGCCACCTCCTCCGCCTCGTGAACGACATCCTCGATCTCTCGAAGGTCGAGGCCGGAAAGCTGACCCTCACCCGCGAGTGGACGTCGCTCGCCGACGTCGTCGCGGGGGTCGGCGAGATGGTCGCCCCGCTCCTCCGTCAGGCCGACCTGCGCTTCGAGGTCGAGGTCCCGCCCGCGCTGTCCGCGCTCTACGTCGACCCGCTCCGCCTGAAGCAGATCCTCTTCAACCTCGTCTCGAACGGGATCAAGTTCACGAAGCCCGGCGGCGTCGTGCGCGTCGCCGCGCGCACGGTCGGGCGCCGGATCGAGATCGACGTCGCCGACACCGGCATCGGCGTCGCGGCGAAGGACCTCCATCGTCTGTTCCAGGAGTTCGAGCGGGTGGAGAGCTCGGGCGCGGCCGGCAAGAAGGCGGAGGGGACCGGGCTCGGCCTCGCGCTCACGAAGCGGCTCGTCGAGCTGCACGGCGGCACGATCGCGGTGCGGAGCGAGGCCGGCGTCGGGACGACCTTCACGATCACGCTCCCCGACGTGCGGCGGCCGGCGCACACGAACGAGCGGCCGTCGCTCGCGCCGAAGACGGTCCCCAACGTGCTCATCGTCGACGACGATCCGCAGGCGAGCGCGCTGATCGCTCAGCACGTGCGCGGCGCCGGCTTCCAGCCGCTGTTCGCGCAGACCGCGGAGGAGGCGCTCCGCATCGCCGCGGTCGAGCGGCCCGCCGTCGTCACGCTCGACATCATGATGCCGAACATCGACGGCTGGGCGATCCTCGAGTGCCTGCGGCACGACCCCTCCACCGCCGACATCCCCGCGATCGTGATCTCGGTCATCGACGATCGCCCCCGGAGCCTCGCCCTCGGCGCGATCGCGCACCTCACGAAGCCGGTCTCGCGCGACGAGCTCCACGACGTGTTGAAGACGGCGGGCAAGCGGGAATGA
- a CDS encoding response regulator yields MRVLVVDDEHYIRDLLSRSLRKWGYEVTTAEDGDGAWRILKRADAPPILIVDWDMPGLKGVEIVRLLRTAEHGHSVYVVMLTGRMKKTDLVEALEAGVDDYLTKPFNARELQLRLARAVAARDQRTAPPAALPPGPLSGVVLAGKYRLERQVGEGGMADVWRATHIALEIPVAIKFMKPIFAANADYASFEREARAAAKLRSPHSLHVYDHGVTGAGMPYLVMEYLSGEMLADRVIRCGPLPPVAVTSIVDQIGRALAEAHQQDIVHGDVKPENIVLVDHADWPHGLAKLVDFGLAKHVKPDAAAPGTISGTPSYMSPEHITGTAPPNVALDLWALSATAFTALTGRCAFEADTLAALIHRVCNVPHPPPSALDPTLDGAVDAWFALAFAKDAALRFRSAQELTSSFAIACANADKGLSERALRALQSPPALAKTEPLVAGTVRRS; encoded by the coding sequence ATGCGTGTCCTTGTCGTGGACGACGAGCACTACATTCGCGACCTCTTGTCGCGATCGCTCCGCAAGTGGGGCTACGAGGTCACGACCGCCGAGGACGGCGACGGCGCGTGGCGGATCTTGAAGCGCGCGGACGCGCCGCCGATCCTCATCGTCGATTGGGACATGCCCGGCTTGAAGGGCGTCGAGATCGTGCGCCTGCTCAGGACCGCGGAGCACGGCCACTCCGTCTACGTCGTCATGCTCACGGGGCGGATGAAGAAGACCGATCTCGTCGAGGCGCTCGAGGCCGGCGTCGACGACTACCTGACGAAGCCGTTCAACGCGCGTGAGCTGCAGCTCCGTCTCGCGCGCGCCGTCGCCGCGCGCGACCAGCGCACCGCGCCGCCGGCCGCGCTCCCGCCGGGGCCGCTCAGCGGCGTCGTGCTCGCCGGCAAGTACCGGCTCGAGCGCCAGGTCGGGGAGGGCGGGATGGCCGACGTGTGGCGCGCGACCCATATCGCGCTCGAGATCCCCGTCGCGATCAAGTTCATGAAGCCCATCTTCGCGGCGAACGCCGACTACGCGAGCTTCGAGCGCGAGGCGCGCGCGGCGGCGAAGCTCCGGAGCCCGCACTCGCTCCACGTCTACGACCACGGCGTCACCGGCGCGGGGATGCCTTATCTCGTGATGGAGTACCTCTCCGGCGAGATGCTCGCGGACCGCGTCATTCGCTGCGGACCGCTCCCGCCGGTCGCGGTCACGAGCATCGTCGACCAGATCGGTCGCGCCCTCGCGGAGGCGCATCAGCAGGACATCGTCCACGGCGACGTGAAGCCGGAGAACATCGTCCTCGTCGACCACGCCGACTGGCCGCACGGGCTCGCGAAGCTCGTCGACTTCGGGCTCGCGAAGCACGTGAAGCCGGACGCCGCCGCGCCGGGGACGATCTCGGGGACCCCGAGCTACATGTCCCCCGAGCACATCACGGGGACCGCTCCGCCGAACGTGGCGCTCGACCTCTGGGCGCTCTCCGCCACCGCGTTCACCGCGCTGACCGGGCGATGCGCCTTCGAGGCCGACACGCTGGCGGCGCTCATCCATCGCGTGTGCAACGTCCCGCATCCGCCGCCGTCGGCGCTCGACCCCACCCTCGACGGCGCGGTCGACGCGTGGTTCGCGCTCGCGTTCGCGAAGGACGCCGCGCTCCGGTTCCGGAGCGCGCAGGAGCTGACCTCGTCGTTCGCGATCGCGTGCGCGAACGCGGACAAGGGGCTGAGCGAGCGCGCGCTCAGGGCGCTCCAGAGCCCGCCCGCGCTGGCGAAGACCGAGCCGCTCGTCGCGGGGACGGTGAGGCGGTCGTGA
- a CDS encoding radical SAM protein: MGGSSLGEAAGRRGLAIAPRAKPGRRSLPLAAEARRADAVRPVYAVWELTLACDLACRHCGSRAGRARPDELTTAEALDLADQIAELGVAEVTLIGGEAYLRDDFFDVVRRLRGHGVDVTMTSGGRGLTPAIIERAAAAGLQGASISLDGDEPIHDRLRGVAGSYRAAIAAMRALRERNLRVACNTQINRLSMSALPGILETVAELGVHSWQIQITVPMGRAADAPEMLLQPYDLLELFPLLASLKSRCGELGVRMWPANNIGYFGPYESALRGHRLASHGGSCSAGRGSLGVEANGAIKGCPSLPSEAWTGGNVRDARLVDIWERAAPLRYTRDRTVETALWGFCRDCYYADECLAGCTWTSFVAFGRAGNNPYCHHRALEMQRQGRRERIVRREAAPGQPFDHGVFEIVSEPIPEEET, from the coding sequence ATGGGCGGCAGCTCGCTGGGTGAGGCGGCGGGGCGGCGCGGGCTCGCGATCGCGCCGCGGGCGAAACCGGGGAGGCGATCGTTGCCGCTCGCCGCGGAGGCTCGGCGCGCCGACGCGGTTCGTCCCGTCTACGCGGTGTGGGAGCTCACGCTCGCGTGCGACCTCGCGTGCCGGCACTGCGGGTCGCGCGCGGGGCGGGCGCGGCCCGACGAGCTCACCACCGCGGAGGCGCTCGACCTCGCCGACCAGATCGCCGAGCTCGGCGTCGCGGAGGTCACCCTCATCGGCGGCGAGGCGTACCTCCGCGACGACTTCTTCGACGTCGTCCGCCGCCTGCGCGGACACGGCGTCGACGTCACGATGACGTCCGGCGGTCGCGGCTTGACCCCCGCGATCATCGAGCGCGCCGCCGCCGCCGGTCTCCAAGGCGCGAGCATCTCCCTCGACGGCGACGAGCCGATCCACGATCGCCTGCGCGGCGTCGCCGGCTCCTACCGCGCCGCGATCGCGGCGATGCGCGCCCTGCGTGAGCGCAACTTGCGAGTCGCGTGCAATACCCAGATCAACCGGCTCTCGATGAGCGCGCTCCCCGGCATCCTCGAGACCGTCGCCGAGCTCGGCGTCCATTCGTGGCAAATCCAGATTACGGTCCCGATGGGACGCGCGGCCGACGCGCCGGAGATGTTGCTTCAGCCCTATGACCTCCTCGAGCTGTTCCCTCTCCTCGCTTCGCTGAAATCGCGCTGCGGCGAGCTCGGTGTTCGCATGTGGCCGGCGAACAACATCGGCTACTTCGGACCGTACGAGTCGGCGCTCCGCGGCCACCGCCTCGCCAGCCACGGCGGATCGTGCAGCGCCGGGCGCGGCAGCCTCGGCGTCGAGGCGAACGGCGCGATCAAGGGATGCCCCTCGCTGCCGTCGGAGGCCTGGACCGGCGGCAACGTCCGCGACGCGCGGCTCGTCGACATCTGGGAACGAGCGGCGCCGCTCCGCTACACCCGCGACCGCACGGTGGAGACGGCGCTCTGGGGGTTCTGTCGCGATTGCTACTACGCCGACGAGTGTCTCGCGGGCTGCACCTGGACCAGCTTCGTCGCGTTCGGCCGCGCCGGGAACAACCCGTATTGCCATCATCGCGCGCTCGAGATGCAGCGGCAGGGACGACGCGAACGGATCGTGCGCCGGGAGGCGGCGCCCGGTCAGCCGTTCGATCACGGAGTGTTCGAGATCGTCTCGGAGCCGATCCCGGAGGAGGAGACGTAA